A section of the Acanthochromis polyacanthus isolate Apoly-LR-REF ecotype Palm Island chromosome 1, KAUST_Apoly_ChrSc, whole genome shotgun sequence genome encodes:
- the msh4 gene encoding mutS protein homolog 4: MFSSSTEEVSGGDASECGQTWGLTPVDRNGLDETTSYGPASASSSQQKVQFHNSFRIGRTTSSLVASTSDSSSFLNRGGTPGLRRTPGSAGATGTSCSSGSTTTSASVIVAVVEGRGLARGEIGMASVNLKCPELVLSQFADTGTYAKVITKIHILVPVEILMPDTASEKGKGTKLFKLITENFPCVTFTAIQRKYFNERKGLEYIQQLCAPEFGTVLMEVQAKYYCLAAAAALLKYLEFLQNSVYAAKSLKVSFKGSEQTAMIDSASATNLELVVNNRDHRSEHTLLGVLNHTKTPGGARRLRSNILEPLIDVDTINIRLDSIQELLQDEELFYGLKNAIGHFLDIDQLLSVLVQIPKQETVQVAEAKITHVIQLKHTLDLVPRLRMALKNCNTALLKAYSTALEDNRFDMILEQIKTVINYDTTYLKGSLNMRTQKCYAVRPNINEFLDIARRAYTEIVDDIAGLVNQLGEKYVLPLRTSFSTARGFFIQMKLEGVVLHEGKLPPEFIKVTKQKNNYGFTTADLMKMNGRCDEALREIFHMSYVVICQLLSTIHEHIHCLYKLSDAVSMLDMLLSLANACTISDYVRPEFTDTLAMKQGRHPILERIAGQQPVSNNSYISEGSNFVIITGPNMSGKSTYLKQVALCQIMAQIGSFVPAEYASIRVADQIFTRIGVDDDFETNSSTFMLEMKEISYIIHNASDRSLIIIDELGRGTSAEEGIGICHSVSEFLLSLKAFTLFATHYLELCQLESLYPNVENQHMEVQHTRSSDTGAEKVVYTYLLNRGCSEERHYGLRAAELTTLPSSLIQDAKALACKVSKQLLAKHHRDPETQRQRAVYHLATRLLQTARNSRLDPDSLRMYLKGLKKQYEAELQAAGPSVSIDAVEE; encoded by the exons atgtttagcAGCAGCACGGAGGAGGTGTCCGGCGGGGACGCCTCAGAATGCGGACAGACGTGGGGTTTGACCCCGGTGGACAGAAACGGACTGGACGAAACAACCTCATATGGTCCCGCATCAGCTTCATCCTCTCAACAAA AAGTTCAGTTTCACAACAGCTTCAGGATAGGGAGGACAACTTCATCGCTCGTTGCCTCGACTTCAGACAGCTCCTCTTTCCTCAACCGTGGAGGAACACCTGGACTCCGAAGGACCCCAGGGTCTGCTGGGGCAACAG GCACAAGTTGCTCATCTGGATCCACAACCACGAGTGCCTCTGTGATTGTGGCAGTGGTTGAGGGCCGTGGTTTGGCCAGGGGAGAAATAGGCATGGCCAGTGTGAACCTGAAATGTCCAGAGCTCGTACTCTCTCAGTTTGCAGATACAGGGACGTATGCCAAG GTCATAACCAAGATTCACATCTTGGTCCCAGTGGAAATATTGATGCCAGACACAGCCAGTGAGAAAGGAAAAGGGACAAAACTGTTCAAACTTATCACTGAGAATTTCCCG tgtgtaaCTTTCACTGCAATCCAACGCAAGTATTTTAATGAGAGGAAAGGACTGGAGTACATTCAGCAGCTGTGCGCCCCAGAATTTGGCACTGTCCTCATGGAAGTGCAGGCTAA GTATTATTGCCtagcagctgcagctgctttgcTGAAATACTTGGAGTTCCTCCAGAACTCTGTCTACGCTGCCAAGTCTCTTAAAGTGAGCTTTAAAGGGAGTGAGCAGACAGCCATGATTGACTCAGCATCTGCCACTAACTTAGAGTTGGTGGTCAATAATAGAGACCACAG AAGTGAGCATACCCTTTTAGGGGTACTCAACCACACAAAAACACCTGGTGGTGCCAGAAGGTTGCGCTCCAATATTCTGGAGCCTCTGATTGATGTGGACACCATCAACATACGCTTGGACTCCATACAAGAGCTGCTGCAGGATGAGGAGCTCTTCTATGGCCTGAAGAATG CCATAGGTCATTTCCTTGACATAGACCAGCTGCTGTCTGTTCTTGTCCAAATCCCAAAGCAGGAAACG GTTCAAGTTGCTGAAGCAAAGATTACGCATGTCATTCAGCTGAAACACACTCTGGACCTTGTGCCACGTTTAAGG ATGGCACTGAAGAACTGCAACACAGCTCTTCTCAAGGCATACAGCACCGCACTGGAAGATAACAG GTTTGACATGATCCTTGAGCAGATCAAGACGGTGATAAATTATGACACCACGTACCTGAAAGGAAGCCTAAACATGCGCACCCAGAAGTGTTACGCTGTGCGCCCTAACATCAATGAGTTTCTCGACATTGCCCGGAGAGCTTACACTGAGATAGTGGACGACATTGCAG GGCTTGTCAACCAGTTGGGGGAGAAATACGTCTTGCCATTGCGTACTAGCTTCAGCACGGCCCGTGGTTTCTTTATCCAGATGAAGCTAGAAGGAGTGGTCTTACATGAAGGGAAACTCCCCCCAGAATTCATCAAG GTAACCAAGCAAAAGAACAACTATGGCTTCACCACTGCAGACCTGATGAAGATGAATGGCCGCTGTGATGAGGCCCTGAGGGAGATCTTTCACATGTCCTATGT GGTGATATGTCAACTGCTTAGCACCATCCATGAGCACATTCACTGCCTGTATAAGCTCTCTGATGCTGTATCCATGCTGGACATGTTGCTGTCACTGGCCAATGCATGCACCATCTCAGACTACG TGCGCCCAGAGTTTACAGACACACTGGCCATGAAGCAGGGTCGTCACCCCATTCTGGAGCGAATAGCTGGACAGCAGCCTGTGTCAAACAATAGCTACATCTCTGAGGGCAGCAACTTTGTCATCATAACAGGACCCAACATGAGTGGCAAATCCACTTACCTCAAACAGGTGGCGCTGTGTCAGATCATGGCTCAGATAG GCTCTTTTGTCCCTGCTGAGTACGCTTCTATTCGTGTGGCCGATCAGATTTTCACCAGAATTGGAGTAGATGATGATTTTGAAACTAACTCGTCCACCTTCATGTTGGAAATGAAGGAG ATTTCATACATAATCCACAACGCAAGTGACAGGTCCCTGATCATCATTGACGAATTGGGACGTGGTACCAGTGCTGAGGAGGGCATCGGCATTTGTCACTCAGTTAGTGAGTTCCTCCTTAGCCTGAAG GCGTTCACTCTCTTTGCGACACACTATCTTGAACTGTGTCAGCTTGAGTCTCTCTATCCTAACGTGGAGAACCAGCACATGGAGGTTCAGCACACACGCAGCAGTGACACTGGTGCTGAAAAAGTGGTGTACACGTATTTGCTAAACCGAGGATGCTCCGAAGAAAGGCACTATG GTTTGAGAGCAGCAGAATTGACTACCCTTCCCTCAAGTTTAATCCAAGACGCCAAGGCACTTGCCTGCAAAGTTAGCAAGCAGCTATTG gcCAAACATCACAGAGATCCAGAAACTCAGAGGCAGAGAGCTGTGTACCACCTGGCCACCCGCCTCCTGCAGACCGCCAGAAACTCCAGACTGGACCCCGACAGCCTGCGTATGTATCTGAAGGGACTGAAGAAGCAGTATGaggctgagctgcaggctgCAGGGCCATCAGTGTCCATTGATGCAGTGGAGGAATGA